A window of Candidatus Bathyarchaeota archaeon contains these coding sequences:
- a CDS encoding ribbon-helix-helix protein, CopG family, giving the protein MTENVTNPTRITVAFDKTTADMLEKISTESDVSQSEVMRRAIKFYAENKTLEEPQTKRKLHSYLDMLLSGEHVIIDVDHWLMFLRIVETSPQKERFWIEHRELAKAHWEQLKGKVHTTEDMLSRLEACNLYRLTKNAPNDYTLVLISEVSKNFIRIFLEEYFAAMGVKVEIKENLTKLRVTLKPCSSKA; this is encoded by the coding sequence TTGACTGAAAACGTGACAAACCCGACAAGAATAACCGTAGCATTCGACAAAACCACCGCAGACATGCTAGAAAAAATAAGCACTGAATCAGATGTTTCACAAAGCGAAGTCATGCGTCGAGCCATAAAATTCTACGCCGAAAACAAAACCCTCGAAGAACCCCAAACCAAACGCAAACTTCACTCATACCTAGACATGCTGCTGAGCGGCGAACACGTCATCATAGACGTCGATCACTGGCTTATGTTTCTGCGGATAGTTGAAACGTCGCCACAGAAGGAGCGGTTCTGGATAGAACATCGAGAACTCGCTAAAGCCCACTGGGAACAACTCAAAGGGAAAGTGCACACAACAGAGGACATGTTGTCGCGTCTGGAAGCTTGTAACCTTTATCGTCTCACAAAAAACGCGCCTAACGATTATACGTTGGTGTTAATTTCGGAGGTTTCAAAGAATTTCATCCGCATCTTCCTTGAGGAGTACTTTGCGGCTATGGGTGTGAAAGTGGAGATTAAGGAGAACTTGACAAAGTTGCGGGTTACTTTGAAACCGTGCTCATCTAAAGCATAA
- a CDS encoding DUF354 domain-containing protein, whose protein sequence is MRVWYDACTGKHTRYGAAIGKELKKCGHEFIFTTREHPDTLPLAKLLGEKPLVVGKYNPSTNESRLKESAERVIEFAKLFEKNKPDVAIAHQSVELCRTAFGLGIPIILTADTPHALAVNRLTIPFAHTVVVSEALPKSFTRQYCAQRVVPFRGVDEVAWIKDFKPAKLSVKKPLIVLRQIETKAAYAKGKSDSAKTLAEQLAELGNVHLLERYNCEGHAFGAKVAFEDSASLVAHADLVVSYGGTISREAALQGVPSIAIGDMAKTPVNSYLAKKGFPLFITTEDKVQGLAKKYMSKRFDVAEKLAALENPVEVIAKLVETIKP, encoded by the coding sequence ATGAGGGTTTGGTATGACGCCTGCACGGGTAAGCACACCCGATACGGCGCAGCCATCGGCAAAGAGCTGAAAAAATGTGGTCACGAATTCATATTCACCACAAGAGAGCACCCTGACACGTTGCCGCTTGCGAAACTGCTCGGCGAAAAACCACTTGTCGTCGGCAAATATAACCCTTCAACTAATGAATCTAGGCTCAAAGAAAGCGCGGAACGTGTCATCGAATTCGCTAAGCTTTTTGAAAAAAACAAACCCGACGTCGCTATCGCTCACCAATCTGTCGAGTTATGCCGAACCGCCTTTGGCTTGGGTATTCCAATTATTTTGACTGCTGATACGCCGCATGCGTTGGCAGTTAACAGGTTAACCATCCCCTTCGCCCACACAGTGGTGGTTTCTGAGGCTTTGCCAAAGAGCTTCACGCGGCAATACTGTGCTCAGAGGGTTGTTCCATTTCGAGGTGTAGATGAGGTTGCGTGGATTAAGGACTTCAAACCCGCAAAACTCTCGGTTAAGAAGCCCCTGATTGTGCTTCGGCAAATAGAAACCAAAGCTGCATACGCGAAAGGCAAAAGTGACAGCGCAAAAACCCTCGCGGAGCAGCTTGCGGAACTGGGAAATGTGCATCTGCTTGAGCGCTACAACTGTGAAGGTCACGCTTTTGGGGCGAAGGTGGCTTTTGAGGATTCAGCCAGTTTGGTTGCGCACGCAGATTTAGTTGTCAGCTACGGCGGAACCATAAGCCGCGAAGCTGCCCTGCAAGGCGTCCCAAGCATCGCCATCGGTGACATGGCAAAAACCCCCGTCAACAGCTACCTCGCAAAAAAGGGCTTTCCACTTTTCATAACAACCGAAGACAAAGTGCAGGGGTTGGCAAAGAAGTACATGAGCAAACGCTTTGATGTTGCCGAAAAGCTTGCGGCGTTGGAAAACCCCGTTGAAGTCATCGCAAAACTCGTAGAAACCATAAAACCCTAA
- a CDS encoding DUF2798 domain-containing protein has translation MKLNSKYAGTLTAVLMMIVMDTTMTFTMTTVMTGWTPGFLERFTFGWLIGFAVGLPTVLLIMPLVRRLVCRVCSP, from the coding sequence ATGAAATTAAACTCAAAATACGCGGGCACCCTCACAGCGGTCTTAATGATGATAGTGATGGATACAACCATGACTTTCACAATGACCACAGTTATGACTGGCTGGACACCTGGGTTTCTAGAGAGGTTCACTTTTGGGTGGCTAATCGGGTTCGCTGTAGGTTTACCAACCGTACTTTTGATTATGCCCCTTGTGAGGCGACTAGTCTGCAGAGTTTGTTCGCCCTAA
- a CDS encoding TatD family hydrolase encodes MKLIDAHIHLSDTEYIGRIEDLIADAKTSGVAALVTNSMDLKTCQNDVKLAEQYLGLVYPALGIHPWNVNVLKGNELQDTIEFIRSQKGKVVAIGEIGLDYKYESIWEQQVEVFNSMLHLAEELNLPVIIHSRGTTDKIVEMLPSYRLSRVLLHWFSHPMTALAKAIDNGYYITEGPPVTYSNGIREVVEKTPLTNLLTETDGPVTYWKQPYNGQLTRPSYIRNVVAAVAEIKKLSADEVALQVAKNFETFFNIKLN; translated from the coding sequence ATGAAATTAATCGACGCTCACATTCACCTCTCTGACACCGAATATATTGGTCGCATTGAAGATTTAATTGCCGATGCGAAAACCTCTGGGGTGGCTGCTTTGGTGACTAATTCTATGGATTTAAAGACCTGCCAAAACGACGTTAAACTCGCCGAGCAGTATCTAGGTTTGGTTTATCCTGCTTTAGGTATCCATCCTTGGAATGTTAATGTGCTCAAAGGAAACGAGCTACAGGATACTATAGAATTCATCCGGTCCCAAAAAGGTAAAGTGGTCGCCATCGGCGAAATCGGCTTAGACTACAAGTATGAATCTATCTGGGAGCAGCAAGTTGAGGTTTTCAATAGCATGCTGCATTTAGCTGAAGAACTCAACCTTCCAGTGATCATACATTCAAGGGGCACCACCGACAAAATCGTCGAAATGCTTCCATCATACCGCCTTAGTCGTGTGTTGCTGCATTGGTTTAGTCACCCCATGACAGCCCTTGCTAAAGCCATAGACAACGGTTACTACATCACTGAAGGTCCACCTGTAACATACTCCAACGGCATCCGTGAAGTTGTAGAAAAAACCCCTCTTACCAACCTGTTGACGGAAACTGATGGTCCAGTAACTTACTGGAAACAACCCTACAATGGGCAATTAACTAGGCCCTCCTACATCCGAAACGTTGTTGCTGCTGTTGCTGAAATTAAAAAATTATCTGCCGATGAAGTTGCTTTGCAGGTTGCCAAGAACTTTGAAACCTTCTTTAACATAAAACTAAACTAG
- a CDS encoding NFYB/HAP3 family transcription factor subunit, translating into MTELEIAVAPMHRLCKKAGADRVSEAAAKELAKALEEIGVKVAKEALDFAMHAGRKTIKAEDIEIAAKKVMGK; encoded by the coding sequence ATGACAGAATTAGAAATAGCTGTAGCTCCCATGCATAGACTATGTAAAAAAGCAGGCGCGGACAGAGTAAGCGAAGCCGCAGCAAAAGAACTAGCAAAAGCCTTAGAAGAAATCGGCGTCAAAGTCGCCAAAGAAGCACTCGATTTCGCAATGCATGCGGGAAGAAAAACAATCAAAGCCGAAGACATAGAAATCGCGGCAAAAAAAGTCATGGGCAAATGA
- a CDS encoding MoaD/ThiS family protein, with amino-acid sequence MPLIIKFLGAFRHLSGKKQFTLNFQEGFTVKSMVDAISQDIPSLKHTFCDQELNDARSNSLILVNGREISVLNGYATKLCDGDEVVFVPVVHGG; translated from the coding sequence GTGCCTCTAATAATCAAATTCCTCGGTGCATTCCGTCATCTGTCAGGAAAAAAACAGTTCACCCTAAACTTCCAAGAAGGCTTCACCGTCAAAAGCATGGTTGACGCCATAAGCCAAGACATCCCATCGTTGAAGCACACCTTCTGTGACCAAGAACTAAACGATGCACGCTCCAACTCGCTCATACTGGTTAACGGCAGAGAAATTAGCGTACTAAACGGATATGCAACTAAACTGTGTGACGGAGACGAAGTCGTGTTTGTTCCAGTTGTACACGGCGGCTAA
- a CDS encoding 30S ribosomal protein S17e yields MGKVKTEQIKHLGKELMTRFPGKFTTNFDENKRAVDEVTKGTTTRVRNKVAGYITRTIALAQSSSEMETEIEEDIVD; encoded by the coding sequence TTGGGAAAAGTAAAGACTGAGCAGATAAAGCATCTCGGCAAAGAACTAATGACTCGCTTTCCAGGCAAATTCACAACTAACTTTGACGAAAACAAACGCGCCGTAGACGAAGTGACCAAAGGCACAACTACACGCGTACGCAACAAAGTCGCCGGGTACATTACACGCACAATCGCGTTGGCTCAATCTAGCTCTGAGATGGAAACTGAAATCGAAGAAGATATAGTCGATTAA
- a CDS encoding glutaredoxin family protein, translated as MEFSKVSGTKTDHKVTIYALSTCVWCKLTKQFLSDNGVAYEFVDVDLLDETDKRKVHETILTRGGSLSYPTTIVDDKKIITGFRKDQLKEALGI; from the coding sequence ATGGAATTCTCCAAAGTTTCTGGAACCAAAACCGACCACAAAGTAACCATATACGCCCTCAGCACCTGTGTCTGGTGCAAACTAACCAAACAATTCCTAAGCGACAACGGCGTCGCCTACGAATTCGTAGACGTAGACCTCCTCGACGAAACCGACAAAAGAAAAGTACACGAAACCATCCTAACCAGAGGCGGCAGCCTAAGTTACCCAACTACAATTGTGGACGACAAAAAAATCATCACAGGCTTCCGAAAAGACCAACTCAAAGAGGCACTTGGAATTTGA
- a CDS encoding N-acetyltransferase: MQNQKRGVGIVEGKNVQIGKDCAIWNYVVIGDNTKIGDNTIIGSFVDLGKDVSIGKNCNIQAHVTISNGCVLGDNVFIAPNSSLLNDKYPKSTYMTPPIIKDGAAIGGGVTILPNVTVGEKAVVGGGSVVTKNVPPKTVVAGCPAKKVMTLTEFEAKRERFLAQVKR; this comes from the coding sequence ATGCAGAATCAGAAACGTGGCGTCGGCATCGTTGAAGGCAAAAACGTGCAGATCGGCAAAGACTGTGCGATTTGGAACTATGTGGTTATCGGTGATAACACCAAAATCGGCGACAACACAATCATCGGCAGTTTTGTTGACCTCGGCAAAGACGTCTCAATCGGAAAGAACTGTAACATACAAGCCCATGTCACCATCTCAAACGGTTGTGTCCTTGGCGACAACGTTTTCATCGCGCCTAACAGTAGTCTGCTAAATGACAAGTACCCCAAAAGCACCTACATGACACCGCCAATCATAAAAGACGGGGCAGCTATCGGTGGAGGAGTCACCATCTTGCCAAACGTCACCGTCGGCGAAAAAGCGGTTGTGGGCGGTGGAAGTGTCGTCACCAAAAACGTGCCTCCCAAAACTGTGGTCGCTGGTTGTCCCGCGAAAAAAGTCATGACACTTACAGAGTTTGAGGCAAAACGTGAAAGGTTCTTAGCTCAGGTGAAGCGATGA
- a CDS encoding S-adenosyl-l-methionine hydroxide adenosyltransferase family protein: MITLTSDFGLKDPYVAEMKGVILTINPNATLIDITHKVEKYNIRMGAFILASAAPYYPKGAVHVAVVDPGVGTTRRAIIVQTKNGFFVGPDNGLLMIAAQAQGIEHIYEIANPKFMLPKVSSTFHGRDIFAPAAAHLDRGIAPQEFGPEVTDPVTPKFASVEHKNGALFGEVLHVDDFGNVITNIPKEDLQDGTLKVTLHHLTLQLALSETYAETKLHEPTALVGSHGFLELALNQGSFAEKFHVNAGDKVQVSAV, encoded by the coding sequence ATGATAACTTTAACTTCGGATTTTGGGCTCAAAGACCCATACGTGGCGGAAATGAAAGGTGTCATCTTAACCATAAACCCAAACGCCACCCTCATCGATATAACCCACAAAGTAGAAAAATACAACATCCGCATGGGTGCCTTCATTTTAGCTTCCGCTGCACCATACTATCCAAAAGGTGCAGTGCACGTAGCGGTGGTAGATCCCGGTGTAGGCACCACTCGACGAGCAATTATAGTTCAAACTAAAAACGGCTTTTTCGTTGGCCCAGACAACGGCCTGTTGATGATAGCCGCTCAAGCACAGGGAATCGAGCACATCTATGAAATAGCTAACCCAAAGTTCATGCTTCCCAAGGTTTCCTCCACTTTCCATGGCAGGGACATCTTTGCCCCCGCCGCAGCCCACCTCGACCGAGGTATTGCACCACAAGAGTTCGGCCCAGAAGTCACCGACCCAGTCACCCCAAAATTCGCGTCCGTGGAGCACAAAAATGGCGCATTGTTTGGTGAGGTTTTGCATGTTGATGACTTTGGCAACGTCATAACAAACATACCAAAAGAAGACCTACAAGACGGAACCCTGAAAGTAACTCTACATCATTTAACGTTGCAGCTTGCTCTCTCAGAAACCTACGCAGAAACCAAACTCCACGAACCCACAGCGTTAGTTGGCAGTCACGGTTTTTTAGAGTTAGCTCTCAATCAGGGCAGTTTCGCAGAAAAGTTCCATGTTAACGCAGGCGACAAGGTTCAAGTTTCTGCGGTTTAG
- the nth gene encoding endonuclease III: MTTPQINLNPKQRTQKILELLQKLYPNAKTALNYTNPLELLVATMLSAQTTDVRVNIVTQTLFKKYRTAQDYANASIKELEKDIHSTGFYHNKAKNLKACCQMLMEKFGGQVPKTMEELIQLPGVARKTANIVLYHGYGITAGVAVDTHVMRLSQRLGLTKEKDQNKIEQDLMAITPKDQWMPLTDVLIFHGRQVCMAKNPQCNACVLNKICPSAFTFK, from the coding sequence ATGACCACCCCACAAATAAACCTCAACCCAAAACAGCGAACCCAAAAAATCCTAGAACTACTCCAAAAACTCTACCCAAACGCCAAAACCGCCCTCAACTACACCAACCCCCTCGAACTCCTCGTCGCCACCATGCTCTCCGCCCAAACAACCGACGTAAGAGTCAACATAGTCACCCAAACCCTATTCAAAAAGTACCGCACCGCACAAGACTACGCAAACGCATCCATAAAAGAACTAGAAAAGGACATACACTCAACGGGTTTCTATCACAACAAAGCAAAAAACCTCAAAGCCTGCTGCCAAATGCTAATGGAAAAATTCGGAGGGCAAGTGCCTAAAACAATGGAAGAACTAATTCAACTTCCCGGTGTAGCCAGAAAAACCGCCAACATTGTCCTCTACCACGGTTACGGCATAACCGCTGGAGTTGCCGTAGACACCCACGTGATGAGGCTTTCGCAGCGCTTGGGCTTAACAAAAGAAAAAGACCAAAACAAAATCGAACAAGACCTCATGGCCATAACACCCAAAGACCAGTGGATGCCGCTAACTGACGTGCTGATTTTCCACGGCCGCCAAGTTTGCATGGCAAAAAACCCCCAATGCAACGCTTGTGTACTGAACAAAATTTGCCCCTCCGCGTTTACCTTCAAATAG
- a CDS encoding replication factor C large subunit — MQKQSDLLWVEKYRPKKIADVTGNDEAKALFLDWLKNKKHTKKAVLLYGPPGVGKTTLVTAAASEFNFNVIEMNASDTRSEKAINAVAKPATSYTSLDSFSGAAKKAGGNVLFLDEVDGIAGNEDRGGVNAILKIVEESLVPVIMAANDPDVEKLRPLKKVCLLVRFHQVRIPLIIALLQKICRLEGVKAEFEALERIAQNSKGDVRSAINDLQSLSEENHRLTLQDTLTLSSRNKDVSFDDTLRGFFSAQSIADTSRLLSYSNVDYDDFLLSVADNLPKRYTDAAELAKAFDFVSKADVFRGRIGTENWHLLKYFFNCLAEASAVNPASYKPFTFITPPIRVITLFWTKGKRTTLDAICGKIGAQCHVSHQIAREQYVPYIRLILQKKPKSPLAAWFKFTPEEVNFLVTMGRF; from the coding sequence ATGCAGAAACAAAGTGACCTGCTCTGGGTTGAAAAGTACCGACCCAAAAAAATCGCCGATGTCACGGGCAACGACGAAGCCAAAGCCCTATTTCTGGATTGGCTAAAAAACAAGAAACACACCAAAAAAGCGGTGCTGCTCTATGGTCCACCAGGAGTCGGCAAAACAACCTTGGTCACGGCTGCTGCATCTGAATTCAACTTTAACGTTATCGAAATGAACGCCAGCGACACCCGATCAGAAAAAGCCATAAACGCCGTCGCTAAACCCGCCACCTCATACACGTCGCTGGACAGCTTTTCAGGTGCAGCCAAAAAAGCGGGCGGTAACGTGTTGTTCCTTGACGAAGTGGACGGCATCGCAGGGAACGAGGACAGAGGCGGCGTTAACGCGATCTTAAAAATCGTGGAAGAGTCGCTTGTGCCCGTGATTATGGCTGCAAATGATCCTGACGTAGAGAAGCTGCGGCCTCTCAAAAAAGTGTGTCTGCTTGTGCGTTTTCATCAGGTTCGCATCCCGCTTATCATTGCGTTGCTACAAAAAATATGCCGGTTGGAAGGTGTGAAGGCTGAGTTTGAAGCGCTCGAACGCATAGCTCAGAACAGCAAAGGCGACGTACGCTCAGCCATAAATGACCTACAGAGTCTTAGCGAAGAAAACCACCGCTTAACGCTCCAAGACACACTCACCTTAAGTAGCCGCAACAAAGACGTAAGCTTCGACGACACATTAAGAGGCTTCTTCTCAGCACAGTCAATAGCGGATACCTCACGGTTGCTTAGCTACTCAAACGTGGACTACGATGACTTCTTGCTCTCCGTGGCGGACAACTTGCCTAAACGCTACACCGATGCCGCTGAACTCGCCAAAGCCTTCGACTTTGTCTCTAAAGCTGATGTGTTTCGTGGAAGAATCGGCACAGAAAACTGGCATCTACTCAAATACTTCTTCAACTGTCTCGCTGAAGCCTCCGCAGTAAACCCCGCGTCCTACAAGCCTTTCACCTTCATTACTCCCCCTATTCGCGTGATAACTCTGTTTTGGACGAAAGGCAAACGCACCACGCTGGACGCTATCTGCGGCAAAATCGGAGCACAATGCCACGTTAGCCACCAAATTGCCAGAGAACAGTATGTGCCCTACATTCGGCTGATTTTGCAGAAGAAACCCAAAAGCCCCTTAGCGGCTTGGTTTAAGTTTACCCCTGAAGAGGTTAATTTCTTAGTTACAATGGGCAGGTTCTAG
- a CDS encoding peroxiredoxin: MVNVKVGDQAPDFTLLDVDMNARSLREFLGQKVVLAFFVGAFTATCTKEMCTFRDSMARLTNLNAQVIGISVNDPFSNKAFAEKNRLPYPILSDYKREVIRQYGLESTDFAGLGGYVVAKRSIFVLDEKGVVRYVWVSDDPNVEPNYEEVQAALTKIT; encoded by the coding sequence ATGGTAAACGTTAAAGTAGGCGATCAAGCCCCCGATTTCACTTTGCTCGATGTCGATATGAACGCACGGAGTCTGCGTGAATTTTTGGGACAAAAAGTTGTTTTAGCCTTTTTTGTAGGCGCATTCACCGCCACATGCACCAAAGAGATGTGTACCTTTAGAGATTCTATGGCAAGACTGACAAACTTAAACGCCCAAGTTATCGGCATAAGCGTCAACGACCCCTTCTCAAACAAGGCATTCGCAGAAAAAAACCGTTTACCTTACCCTATTCTCAGCGACTACAAACGTGAAGTCATACGGCAGTATGGGTTGGAGTCAACGGATTTTGCTGGTTTAGGGGGATACGTGGTTGCTAAACGGTCGATTTTTGTTTTAGACGAGAAGGGTGTTGTTCGCTACGTGTGGGTTTCAGATGACCCCAATGTTGAACCGAACTATGAAGAAGTTCAAGCGGCGCTAACCAAGATTACATAG
- a CDS encoding glutamate synthase-related protein: protein MSERVHKNSSYLNGKSTVGTNTRVKDTSTISGMCPICIRDCPVLCEISLSAFRGREALYPEPAQFGTSTAGALKNFGLDWSHFSIQAGLFEAQGVAETSEAAIFPNANTEVVVGGMPLKLPILTGAFGSTEVARANWDGLAIGAALSGVSVTIGENIAGMDVESQLTGGKVTHSPELKRRVDSFRKFWDKKYGDVIIQTNVEDQRLGIDVYALSKLEVNIIERKWGQGAKAIGGEVRLKSLEKAILLKKRGYIVIPDPEDPVVQQAFKDGVFNTFERHSRVGIPKEKSFLEDIEWLRKQGAKKVFLKTGAYRPSAVAYTMKWASEAKIDALSFDGAGGGTGMSPVPMMDEMSIPTLYLQALVLQCAQILKKKGKYVPDLVMAGGFIEETSIFKTIAMSNFGDGPLVKAVLMGRSPITAAMKASYFKQLAAEGKLPKSFVDKFGANPDKFFIAAPELKAKYGKRYSEIPLESVGVYTYLTDRVGVGLKQLMAGNRKWNLSLLNRGDLMSLSNIAQQVTGIPLAHEVENDAVKKILDF, encoded by the coding sequence ATGAGCGAACGAGTACACAAAAACAGTTCATACCTCAACGGCAAATCAACCGTTGGAACCAACACCAGAGTAAAAGACACAAGCACAATCAGCGGCATGTGCCCCATCTGCATACGCGACTGCCCTGTCCTGTGCGAAATCAGCCTCTCAGCATTTAGAGGAAGAGAAGCCCTCTACCCCGAACCAGCCCAATTCGGAACCAGCACCGCCGGAGCCCTCAAAAACTTCGGCTTAGACTGGTCGCACTTCAGCATACAAGCTGGACTCTTTGAAGCACAGGGCGTAGCAGAAACATCTGAAGCAGCAATTTTCCCCAACGCCAACACAGAAGTCGTAGTCGGCGGCATGCCCCTAAAGTTGCCCATCCTCACAGGCGCCTTCGGCTCAACCGAGGTCGCACGCGCCAACTGGGATGGATTAGCCATAGGCGCAGCCCTCTCAGGTGTATCAGTAACCATAGGCGAAAACATCGCAGGTATGGATGTTGAATCTCAACTGACAGGCGGCAAAGTCACCCACTCACCAGAACTCAAACGCAGAGTCGATTCCTTCCGCAAATTCTGGGATAAAAAATACGGCGACGTCATCATCCAAACCAACGTTGAAGACCAACGTTTAGGCATAGACGTCTACGCACTTTCTAAACTTGAAGTCAACATCATCGAACGTAAATGGGGCCAAGGAGCCAAAGCCATCGGCGGAGAAGTACGCCTAAAAAGTCTCGAAAAAGCCATCTTACTCAAAAAACGCGGCTACATCGTTATCCCAGACCCTGAAGACCCAGTAGTACAGCAAGCCTTCAAAGACGGCGTCTTCAACACCTTTGAGCGCCACAGCAGAGTCGGCATCCCCAAAGAGAAAAGCTTTCTAGAAGACATAGAGTGGCTACGCAAACAGGGCGCCAAAAAAGTGTTCCTCAAAACAGGCGCATACCGACCCAGCGCAGTTGCTTATACCATGAAATGGGCTTCGGAAGCTAAAATCGACGCCCTCAGCTTTGACGGTGCAGGAGGCGGAACAGGCATGAGCCCAGTCCCCATGATGGATGAAATGAGCATCCCAACTCTCTACCTCCAAGCACTCGTATTGCAATGTGCTCAGATTCTCAAGAAGAAGGGCAAGTACGTTCCTGACCTCGTCATGGCAGGCGGCTTCATAGAAGAAACCAGCATATTCAAAACCATCGCCATGAGCAACTTCGGAGATGGCCCACTGGTCAAAGCGGTTTTGATGGGACGCTCACCGATCACTGCAGCCATGAAAGCCAGCTACTTCAAACAACTCGCAGCTGAAGGCAAACTGCCCAAGAGCTTCGTGGACAAGTTCGGCGCTAACCCAGACAAGTTCTTCATAGCTGCCCCAGAGCTTAAAGCCAAATACGGCAAACGATACAGCGAAATCCCGCTGGAAAGTGTCGGCGTCTACACGTACCTAACTGACAGAGTCGGTGTGGGTCTTAAGCAGTTGATGGCGGGTAACCGCAAATGGAACTTGAGTTTGCTGAACCGCGGCGACTTGATGAGTCTAAGCAACATTGCACAGCAAGTGACAGGCATTCCGTTGGCGCATGAAGTCGAAAACGACGCAGTCAAGAAGATACTTGACTTCTAA
- a CDS encoding GDP-mannose dehydrogenase codes for MTKETVLVIGLGEIGHTLFTLYAERKDVFEVYGLDLDEAKMRELGQSKHTVPATVNTLQVCLPCGNPDKFVQIVAEYATQYKPKLIINNSTTPPGTTKKIADQCKCPVAHSPSRGVHINAEHMLWEMKRWPKYVGGATPEDSKLAKAHFEKLGLKVKVLKGCTETELAKIFETTYRAWMITCFQEMHRIAHKFGADFNETVDFIEDTHRVRLDRPVMFPGVIGGHCLIPNTELLLKSYDSDMLRLILESNKKRREEMKDPEIKAEAQKVAARAEALQKELTGNKNVTLPQKDQCS; via the coding sequence ATGACTAAAGAAACAGTTTTAGTGATCGGTTTAGGCGAAATCGGTCACACTCTCTTCACCCTATACGCTGAGAGAAAGGATGTTTTTGAGGTTTATGGACTGGATTTAGACGAAGCTAAGATGCGTGAACTGGGTCAAAGCAAACATACGGTTCCAGCCACGGTCAATACGCTTCAGGTTTGCCTTCCCTGCGGCAACCCCGACAAATTCGTCCAAATCGTGGCAGAATACGCAACCCAATACAAACCAAAATTAATCATCAACAACAGCACCACACCCCCTGGAACCACAAAAAAAATCGCTGACCAATGCAAATGCCCAGTTGCCCATTCGCCCTCGCGCGGCGTCCACATAAACGCTGAACATATGCTTTGGGAAATGAAGCGCTGGCCAAAATACGTTGGCGGCGCCACACCAGAAGATTCCAAGTTGGCGAAGGCTCATTTCGAGAAGTTGGGGCTTAAAGTTAAAGTGCTCAAAGGCTGCACAGAAACGGAGTTGGCAAAAATCTTCGAAACCACATACCGCGCTTGGATGATCACTTGCTTCCAAGAGATGCACCGCATCGCCCACAAATTCGGCGCAGACTTTAACGAAACGGTCGATTTCATCGAAGACACGCATCGTGTGCGGCTTGATAGACCTGTGATGTTTCCAGGAGTCATCGGCGGTCACTGCCTCATTCCAAACACTGAGTTGCTGCTGAAATCCTACGACAGTGACATGCTGCGGTTGATTTTAGAATCCAACAAAAAACGCCGCGAAGAAATGAAGGACCCAGAAATAAAAGCCGAAGCCCAAAAAGTCGCTGCACGCGCCGAAGCCCTGCAAAAAGAACTGACAGGCAACAAAAACGTTACACTTCCACAAAAAGACCAATGTAGCTAA
- a CDS encoding ferredoxin:glutaredoxin reductase translates to MTPLTIDFVRKRAEADAKTYGYYLTPQQDLLQMFLEGLKANEERYGYPVCPCRLGTGNIDLDRDIICPCDYRDPDVAEYGSCYCRLYVTKAVYESQNLPEVPERRPQEKIARAYGVPTAAPQVPQQFTVAPTPETSKPQPPPKQPAVKKKLWYCKQCGYVVYREDPPYICPICKAKREIFAEIDAKVELNG, encoded by the coding sequence TTGACCCCACTAACCATAGATTTTGTGCGAAAACGCGCCGAAGCCGACGCCAAAACCTACGGTTACTACCTAACACCCCAACAAGACCTACTCCAAATGTTTCTTGAAGGATTAAAAGCCAACGAAGAAAGATACGGATATCCGGTTTGCCCTTGCAGACTTGGCACAGGCAACATAGACCTTGACCGAGACATCATCTGCCCCTGCGACTACCGCGACCCCGACGTAGCCGAATACGGCTCATGCTACTGCCGCCTATACGTCACCAAAGCAGTCTACGAAAGCCAAAACCTCCCCGAAGTTCCAGAGCGCCGTCCCCAAGAAAAAATCGCACGCGCATACGGAGTGCCAACAGCGGCGCCTCAAGTACCTCAGCAGTTCACTGTGGCACCGACACCTGAAACATCAAAACCTCAACCACCACCAAAACAGCCTGCAGTCAAAAAGAAACTGTGGTACTGCAAACAATGCGGCTACGTGGTGTACCGTGAAGACCCGCCCTACATCTGCCCGATCTGTAAGGCTAAACGGGAAATCTTTGCAGAAATAGATGCCAAAGTGGAGTTAAACGGTTAA